In the genome of Xenopus tropicalis strain Nigerian chromosome 10, UCB_Xtro_10.0, whole genome shotgun sequence, the window CCATCTTGCTACAGCCCTGTGCCGCTGTGCACCCCATCTTGCTACAGCCCTTTGCCGCTGTGCACCCCATCTTGCTACAGCCCTGTGCAGCTGTGCACCCCCTCTTGCTACAGCCCTGTGCAGCTGTGCCCCCTCTTGCTACAGCCCTGTGCAGCTGTACACCCCATCGTGCTACAGCCCTGTGCAGCTATGCCCCTATGCTTATTAAATGCTCTCAGCGTATAAGAACATGGGCAGCAGAAtgacaaaggtggccatacacgccgcAAGGTTGCCAAATAATCAAATCTCTACCCACTTTGgatgaccctagggccaaacaattaaattacaATGAGGGGTACAAAAAGTGGGAGCAAGGACCGCATATGATGCGGTCCTCGATTCGACTAAGAAAAGAACAAACCTACCCGATCGACACCTAGGCCATTTTcgggcagatatcagtcaggtagggcTGTCGAGGGTTCCCATTCATGGGCGGATAAGCTGGCATATGTGTCTAAAAGACTCGAATCAGCAGCtgcaatctgcctgtgtatggccagctttatatcaTCTCTGTCTCTGCACCACTGTAGCCCTGCTATTGCACTGCTGCCCCCAGCCTGCTGTGGCACTACACTTCTGAAACCTCTCACCATTGTAGCCTGGAACTGTTGACCCTGCCATGGCCTGGCACTGCTTTTATCAGCTCCCTGTTGTACCCTGATGCAGGGTCAAACATTGAATCCTCACTGCTATACATAATATTGCCATTAGCAGATATTCTGCCACTGTACAGATGGTAGGTGTTCAGGGCCATCACACAGTCCCTTCCTTGTCTCTCAGCAACAAGCTACAAACTCAGGCCCTAGCCATAACctcctggggctgctgctgcccgGCACACTTAATGGCACTGTTATCAGCAGATGCTGATTGGTACTCTTGTATGTACTCTAAATGCCCATTATATACAGAAATGGAAATATCATTAGCTGTGCAGATGGTTGTGGGGAGAAATTGTATATACCTATTACACTAGAAAAGAAAATCAATAAGCGAACTGCAACCCACACCACTGAGACGCATAGTAGCACTGCCCTGCAGATAAGGAGTAGTCCTGACAAGGCCAAAAAGGCTGTGCTGGCAGTGGGGGAGGACAGACGGAAGGCTAGACTGCTGGGAAAAGCAACAGGCACTTGGTCAGACAGATGTTTAACCagacataaatacatacatgtgGTTTGTGACCAGGATATCTCCTACAGGCATAAGTCTAACAAGCCCATTGTGGCCCTAAATGATCTAGTCTGTTCCAGTGAAAGGGCTACAAACACCCACATTTAACTGCTGAGCTGCCACTGAGCCTAGAACTTGCTGCACTGCATTTAAGGAGTGAAAAGTGCTGCAGATTCTACGGTTCTGTTGAAACCTGCACTAAATAGTTTCAGATTCATTCTGTATGTATCGCAGAAATTTATGCTGTATAATGTGtcttttaaaggggaatttcCACCCAAAAACAGTGTTTTGCCTAATACAGTTCCAAGCAAATTTCTGAAATACacgtatctgtctggctgtttacattctctgcactgctggttctgattcctgAAACACTAGCAGAAGCCAGCCAATTATGAGGTCTGGAGAAGAATTGACctatgttacattgtttcaagagtcagaaccagagagctTGCTTTTAGTATTAATAAAACTATTGCATTTTTTCAAATTAGTTATTGGAATGTTGCtaagaattatattttcattatgcaaaaactgtGCTTAGTTGTGGGCCCTCTGTTCTTCACTCTACCAAAAACAAATAGGAGAATACTGGATAAGATACTGAAAAGCAAATCCTACAGATCAAtagaatgaatgaataaataaatagcacttaaaaagaaatattaccGTAGGGGTGCATTATTCCTGCTGCACACAGGCATGTTTGTTTAGGTGCTGCTCCCTTTAGAGAAGGTGCCTGTAAATGTAGGCCATGCATCCTGTGTGGGCCCTGGGGATGCTTTACAAACACTCACTTTGATGCCTTTTGGGTACAGAGGGAAGGAAAAGATATCATATCACAAAGCTCCAAATAGCAATATAATTCAGTTCTTCCCTACCTTCcccacacactctctctcacctTTTGATCTTCCCCTTTCCGCTCACCCACATCAGTCCCTTGTACCCCTCCTGTAACCCCATCTCCCCCCACCCCTTATCTGCTTCCGCCTCTCTGTTTCCCAAACAAGGTGTTTTCAACAATTCTGTACAGTGATTTGCGCCCAGGCAATTCCGTCACTAGAGATTATTTTAAGCCAAGCGTCGGCGAAAGAACAAGATCTGCTGTGTGCAGGGTTGAGGTAGGACAATGGGCGCCAGGGTGCCACCTGGATGTTTTGCTGAGAGGAGGACCAGAGTGACCTTAGAGTGGGAGGAAGGATGGAGATGTATCATTTTCTGTTTCGGGAGAGATAGCTGGGGAGAGGGGACAGAGACTGCTGTGTATGTTACAGAGGGAGAGAAATGTTGCATTACAGAGATGGCAAGAGAGCTATGTATGTTACAGAGGgcagagagagctgtgtgtggtACAATGAGACAGAGTATTGGATGTGTATGGTACAAAGAGGGAGAGAGATGTTGCATTACAGAGATGGCAAGAGAGCTGTGTAAGTtacagagagcagagagagagctgtgtgtggtACAATGAGACGGAGTATTGGATGTGTATggtacagagagggagagagatgtTGGCTACAGAGAGAAATGAGAAGAGTAAGCTGCATATGGCACAGAGGGAGATGGTATATGCTGTATATGGTATGGAGAGGGAAAGTGAGATCTATGTTGGTTACAGAGAGGAACATAGAGAGAGGGGGCCCGAATtgtacagagagggagagatggaTCTGTGCAGGTCACAGTGAGTGAAAGCCATGTAGCTTAAAGAGGGGGCAAACGGGTGGAGCAAGATGGCCGTGTAGAATGCAAAAGGACAGAGAGCGCCGTGTACAGGGGCGTTACTACACAGGAAGCAGACCCTAAGGTTGCAGGGGGCACAGGAGTGTTGAGGGCCCAGTAAGTACAaaataatgagcaattttaatatatgttGGGAGAACTGATCAACTTAATAATGTTTTTTGGGCCCCAAACTGAAtttactgtggggcccagtaatattGTTACGCCACTGCCCATGTATGTTGCAGAGAGGGTGGTGCTTTCCATACAGAAAAGAGAAGTGTACTTATTGTTTGGTACCGGTGGATATGGATACCGCTGTGCCCTTGCATAGTTGGCTTGATAAGAGTGCAGATGGCGAGCTCAGGCGCCCGAGCAGTAGAAACTGGATGAGGACATGTTCTCAGGAAATAGCAGAAGCCACAGGGTGACGGGAAATGACagacgtgattttttttttttttttttttttttttttacatttagccCCCTGACTCCAACCCAACTAGTCTCTCAGTAAAATCTTGTAGCTTTGACTATTTACCAAGTACATGGCTGGGCAGCCCCCAGGCTTTCTGATATTGTTCTTCTACAACTCCTGGCGCAGTGTAGCTCCTGCCAGTTCATAAGATGAGTTTGTTCTCCTTTTGTTTCCGCAGATGCAAATCACATTGTCCTGAAGTTGTGCCAGAAACAGACATCGAGAGAAATGTTCCAGGCTAAAATGCCCAATACTCCAGCTGCAGGCCATGTAAGTTTCATGAGTCTATATTTCTATTGTAGTGAGGTTTCCGCAGAGTTGTGCCCAGGGCAGAACAGGATTGATCATCTGTATGTACGCAAAGTAAGCTGCCAATCACAGGAGGCATCATAGCATTGGCACACAACAAAGGCTGGATGAGATGTCTGTTCAGCTCTCTGTATTAGTGGCAGAATTAAAGACTGTTAGCTCCAGGGTGACCCCCAGGGAATGCTGAAATCTCAGTAATGCCAAATGAACATGCAATTTGTTCTACCTAGGGCAATTCATGGTCAAGACACCCATTCCAAATACCCCACCCTGCCCGCAGGTGTTGGGATTCATTATTGGAGGGTTGGCCAGGAAGGGTCAGGCTTTCAAAGAGACCAAGCTGCCAAGTGGTTGGCTTGGTACTGCCATGTACTATTCTCTGTCCACTAAAGACTCTTGCACAAAGGCAAGAGATAATTCTGGTGCAAGCTCTTACAGTACGTGAACCTGTTCGGAGAACACTACACCAAGGTCACAGGTAGCCTACCAGCTGGTATAGTGTCAGGTGGCGTAGTGCTAAGAGTTCCACCTGGGCTAGCCCATCGGCTAGTATAGTGTCAGATGTAGCCCTAATAGTCCCACCTGAACTAGCCTATTGGCTGGTATAGTGTCAGATGTAGCACTAATAGTCCCACCTGGACTAGCCTATTGGCTGGTATAGTGTCAGCTGTGGCACTAATAGTCCCACCTGGACTAGCCTATTGGCTGGTATAGTGTCATGTAGCACTAATAGTCCCACCTGGACTAGCCTATTGGCTGGTATAGCGTTAGGTGTAGCACTAATAGTCCCACCTGGACTAGCCTATTGGCTGGTATAGCGTTAGGTGTAGTACTAAGGTTCCCACCTGCCTCAAAAGGAATTATTGTGCATTTAATGTGTATCATTTAACCCAAGCTCCTTTGTGGGTCTGGCCAACACCACATGCAATAACATCTAATTAAGGGCTCATACAGATGGGTGTTTCACCCTGCATTCCCCTGAGGTGGAGTTTTTGAAATGACAATGAAATACAAATCCATTCTTTCTTACGGGACTGTACTGACACAGGTACGTGTAAGCGCCAAATCCAGGTGAAACACACCTGGTTTGGCGTTTACATGCGCCTGTGCCGATAACAAAGAATTGGCTGTGCTCCCCTGCAGTAGATTGCCAGAGACCTTAGCTGAGACTTGGACTCCATCCTGGAGGCATTGTGTTGCCTTGCAGAGAATGGCATGAAGACTGAACAGCAAGCACAGCTAAAATCCCTATGAGTATGGAGCAAAAGACAGCTTATAGGTCTGTTTTACCCTAGAGAAATATTTTGGTGACCTAGGATTTTGTGGTGTCCCTTGTGGCACATGCAAAGTGCACCTTTGTGTTATTGGATTTGAATGTTCCAGACCGCAGAGCCAGCATTGCATCAGATTTTATTTGTGCAGGGAAAGTAGATGGGACAGAATGTTCCCTGCCGATTTGTACAATTTCAGCTAAAGATGGTGGCACAAAGTAAGCCAGTCAGACATTGGCGGATTGGTTGCTTTGCAGCTCGATCAGATTTGCACCTGTTTAAGAAAATCGGCCCCAGTTTTGTCTCAGAGGCAGGTTTGCTCTCATATGtaagaaaaaatgcaaagtttgcactacatatatttattaatgagCTGCTTCCTTCCAAGCAGGGTACTGGTAagtgcttcttgctgattggttactaagcCAGTGCAAATTTTGTGTAGATAACCCAATGTCATGGACACGGACAATATCTTTGCCTCTTCTTTTATTTTAGGATTCTGGGTGCAGCCCTGCAGTCAGCGTGGTGCAAAGATCAAAGGTAGGTGCTTGTGCCCTGGCCCATCTCTTCCAGTGTCTTTGGTCCGGGTGTTTGGGAAATACAGATTGCTAATAAACTTATCTCGCTCAGTCTTTTAGCATGAAGCCTGCAGTCAGAGAGCTGTGCTCGTCCTGCCAGAAAACCGTGTATCCCATGGAGCGGCTAGTGGCCGACAAACACATCTTTCACAACTCCTGTTTCTGCTGTAAGCACTGCAGTGCCAAGCTAAGGTGGGTATTGCAGGACTGTGCCAATCTCAGGTGGCTACTTTTGCCCACAGTTTGTTTTGGGAATAATCCAGTCCCGAGAACAGTTATAGATGGCCAATGATCAGTATGCAGATTCCAATGATAGCTGGCTTTGCCCAGATATTGGGAGCAGGACCCATACACaggtcattaaaggggaactttcccCAAGCACAACTTAactcaaatgttaggcacccccagtgactttagtTGCTTAACTTTTACGCCGGGCTGGTGCTCtttttaggagaaaaccacacaaGCCCCCAaggtacctgcgagcgagtgtTTCGTCTTCCTTCTTCACTTgcatatgcgcagtagagtgagcagctgaactttaacaaaaatgtcagctttttcactctactgcgcatgcgccggccctggGATTCAGGAAAGCAAAAGAAGGAAGAGGGAACActcgctcacagctaccccgggcttgtgcgtcaccccattcccccctccccaaaggatttttacctttccttctcctttaactagttAACTAGTtaggaagccggagttcccctttaagccaaGGTAACTGACAATATTGACCTCTGTGTCTGGGCAGCCTTTCATGTATGACGCAGTTTATATATGGTCATTTACAAACTTGCATCAATGCCGCATCCAAATCTTAGGATGtgaacccaactgaaggtttttaGAAGAGATGCAGGTGCTGTGGGCCAATATAGACCCTGACTGGTTATTTATAAGATGATTGGCTCATATGTATCTGCAGTAAACTGGCACCCTGCAGAGTCACTGTATTGATGGTTGGCGCAATGTTTTTCAGCCTGGGGACCTATGCCGCACTTCATGGAGAGTTTTACTGCAAGCCTCACTTCCAGCAGCTCTTCAAGAGCAAAGGAAATTACGATGAAGGATTTGGTCGCCGACCTCATAAAGATTTGTGGACCCACAAGGAGACGGAGGCGTCAGGAGACAAAGCACCCTGAGGGTCCCCCAGTGCTGGGGGCGCCATGGCTGGGGGGTGGATTTTAATGCAGATGAAGGCACTTTCCATAGGTTGTAACTGGTTCAGTCAACCTCTTTCCTGCTGGAGTAGAGGTTCACATGCTGCCTGGTCCCAGAATTCCTCCCTAGGGCCCTATTGACCCAGGGACTAAAGGCTATTCATCCTATTCTGTGTACTTACAGTTCACATTTTTACATTCCAGGGTGAAGCAGCCTTTTTGAATTCTGGGTTCACATGGCCAACGGGATGGGTGGGGGCGGGTGGTGGTTGAGTAATAGTGTCCTGTTTGATTGTTGGGGGCATTAGCCAATGCTGCAGGGGCTAGGTTACCAATGGTCAACTTGTgcagctgtttttgtttttatacatatctCAGGGGCGGGCTGTTGGGAGTTTATAAGGGGGTTGAAGGCAAATCATTCTCAGGAGACACGGACAGTGTGCATATATGTGTTTCTGTAGTGTTCCCTTACCCCTGAAGGAGGCCATTTGTTTACGTCACCTGGACAGTGACAAGGACATTGCATTGTTGAGTTATGGAGACTGGTCTGTCCTTTCAGATCTGAGAAACCTTACGAATACCCCTGAGCTCGGTCAGCATCCATGCAGTCGGCTAGTTCAGGAATTAAAGTGGCCAAGTATAGTGATTGGTTCTCTTCCAAGCCCTCTTACTTTAATTCCCCCAAAACCTCATCAGTCTCTCCTTCTGTAAAGAAGAGGGAGGCTGCAACATTCCTTAACTCTTTAGCTGTCAGCAGGGTCCAATGGCAGCACAAGGGGCTATTAATTCTCTCTGCACTTGGGTTGATGGATCGTTTACAGACTTGAACTTACTGGTACCTTTCCAGCTCTGATTGTACAATAGAAGCCTCACTGCTCCAGATTTAGTGAGTGTTACCCtgatgcagtgcattgtgggtctTGCCAGTGCTCCCAGTTAACAGTATCTGGGATTTTACTGCTTTTACCCTTGCCCACTCCTTGCCAGGGAAGGATGGGCTTTGAAGGGGAAATACTGAACTATACCTTCTCTTGCATGCCGTACCAGGCTGCATAGGATAAATGCTATAAATTCTGCCAATAGACTTTTGTTCAAGGAAATTAGTGGTGCTTACCCAGTCAGCTTTATTGAGGAGCAAATTAAATTTTACACATATTGCCCCTTTATGTTTCaaaaaagttaaaggaaaaggCATTTTCTTGGGAAAATAAGGAAATAAAGGCCTGGACATGCAGTGCAGCTATCCTATATAGTGGCTAATTATGCTGGAGATCAGGCACATAGGCATCCTTTGGCAATATGTAAGCTCGGGGAAGATCATGCTAGGGGTTTGTCAGATGTGCAAAAATCAGAGTTTAAATAGAAACTATACCAAAAACAACTAGTAACTTGgacttttaaatattttcttttgacATAGATTGGGGGGGACGTAGTACTGCAAAACTTTCCTGTACATAGGACTTAAGTGTCATGCACTGGATCTTCCATGCAAGAAGCTGCAACCTGTGCCTCCCCTGCCAGTGGGCTGAATTCAGCTCCAGCGGGTGAGTCCCAGGTTGCAGAAGGCTGTTATGAAGGAACACTCCCATCTGGTGGCAATCCGGACAAACTACAACAAAAGCACACACATTCATACACATTACAGAGATTTATAGGCTATAGATTGCACAAGCACCGTCTCTGTTCAATGGATCTCAGGACCCACTTACAATCTGTCTGTAGACTGGGAGCTGAACTCTTTTTCTGTGTATATTCTACACCCTTGTTCTGCCTTATCCTTCTCCTAGCTCCTCTCCGGCTCTGTGCCTTTGGCTGCATATTATCAGGGTGTTGCCCTTGGCCCCTAAAGCATAATCTCTTTCTGTGCTTATGGATATGCCAGTGTACGACTGTTCTGTAATACAGGGTAATTATATAAAGCATCTTGCTGTTTTGTTCTATACTTGCTGGCTCTGCTTGTTCATTTCCCATTCCACCCGGGTAAAAATGACCACGGCTTTTGATTCGGGACCAGTGACTTGTCTTATTACAAATAGAAATGCTGCTGTTAGTGAGTTTGGTGGGTATGGATCCAGTAAATCAGACCGGGGCAGGTCTACAGACTGTAGCcttctaaatgtttaaaaaagtggttcacctttaaaggagaagaaaaaggtataatcacttacctgatacccctgttagtagaaaaccgCATCAGCCCGGGTTACCTGCAaccaagcgatcctcttccttatGCTAGGATTCCAAAGTTAGACGAGGAAAGGAAGAAGATCACTTGCTCACGTGTACCCCAGACcattgcagttttctgctaacaggagcacttgTGAttgcagctggttgctagggtccaatttaccctagcaaccaggcagtggtttagatgagaggctggaagatgaataggttaaataaaaagagaagcaATACAAAGTAATGGTAACATAaaaattttagcctcacagagcaagagtttttttggctgctggggtcacctaataaaaggcagaagaaaaagttaactcaaaggcaaaTAATCCCTTTAAGGGCCCGTCACAATTTACTTTTTACAGGATGTCGCTAATGGTATGCTAAGACAGCATCCCATTTATCCTAAGCGAACTGTACTTTTATTCttgtaaaagaagaaaaaaaaaaagtcctctgtCAAAAAGCTGCTTACCAGACAAGGTGTACAGCAGCTCTATGGCACCCCAAAAAGAGTATGTTGCCTTTAGAGCCCCATATTTACCTGTTGtgacttaagctgcccatacacgcacccaCCAATAGcatcatacgaaaccttgtttcatacgatattcgatGCGTGTATAGCAGATCGACAAGAAAACTGAAATCacaaggctgcggatatcagtcgtctcttcaatcgggcgggttaaaagattttgatcgggtgccacccaagcaaaatctacgttagGGGCTGAATCTGCAGGTGACAATTGTCAATCttcaggggctgctgtaagatgccaactACTATGTTTTAGTCTGTGTGGGGGCTATTCTACAATGAATAAAGTAccgcctattgtaaaatatagggatattataagtccccaagacCAAAGACCTCTTGGttttatacaggtaatggaactccaaggtgacttctaatatcctcagaTTTTACAACAGaaggtactttatttactataatatacaaatattaatggATCATCGAACAGGaaatacatcactaagctccgattataactgatggtatcactaagcactgtttataaggataacatttacagtttggtcccatagggaaatgaccaaactatatattgtaattaaatataattagagTAGCCTACTAATGTTATTTCCCCAAGTGCATACCAATACTTTCATTGAATCTCATGTGCTATtttgccccccctccccctcagATTCCCTACATGGTTATCACTTCCTGGATGCATTAAGCTGTTTTGGGACTTATGGCTTGGGGGTAACTTCGCTGTCCTGCCCCCACTCTCTAGACTCAGCCGGGCCTTCCTCTGTGAGTGAGTGTTCACCCCCCCCCGGTTTTCCTCTGCATTGCATGGTTGTTTTTTTGGCTTTACCACCACATCCTTAGTGGCCCTGTAGCTGATGTCTACCTCTGATTCGCTGCAATAACTACACTACTGTAACCAGTGACCTATTATGTCTGCCCCAGCCAGCCAGCATGATTTGCCCCATCAGTCTCCCTCCATTCCTGCTCCCAGACTCCCACCACAAGACACAGCCCAGccagtattttttcttttgtcagaTTTTAGGGAAAATCTGCCTGACATAGGTAATAGTGACTATTGTCCTCAAACTATGGGCCGCGGGCCATAGCCAGCcccactggtctatggcatcttgcagcagtcCCTCTAGATATATGTAAAGCATTGCTTCACTTGGTCCTCCTTGATAGCAATTCCATCTAATGGTACAATGCCAAAACCTTTCTATAGGGATAATCATGCAGAAGGACATACAGAAATAATGGCAATGCCACTCACAGTAATGTACCTACCCCATATTCAGCTTCTACAGCGGTGCAGGCAGCAGCTATcagaaaaacataattaattaTGGAAGGTTCATATAATCATATGCAGTTattatttatgggaaaaaacagggTAACTGCATGTCCTGTTACATTGTATTCAACATCTAAGTAACTGCATCAAGCTGGTTGTCAtcagactgaggggtgcagggcccaccttgGGAGGCTTGGGGGAGCGCCCAACCGGATTGGGTCAGGGCCGGCAGTGCCCACCAGgctttttcccggtgccccggtggcccagtctgaccctgcttgtaGCTGCAGTTTGCCATTCATATCAGTGACTCCAGTTGGGCCCTTTAAGCAATATAAAACAGCTTTGTAAACTAATGTATTTGGGGTAATCAGCATCAGCCATGCACTCATGCATTTGTAAAATCTCTCAGAGTGTTCTTCagagtacttttgcaatttacatacattTCATGATATTTGCAGATCTCTAAACTAATCTCATGAAGGTATAACAGGAGTGCCCTCTGCTGACCAGTCCAGGCAGACAGAATGGGAAGACCAAGCATCCGCTGACGCTCAGTCCTCTGTGTTAATTGCAAAGGTGCACTCCGAGCAACTTTACACTGCTATAGAGGAGAGTCTACTTAAATGTTTAATATTGTAATTTATTAAACACACCATACAAGCTTTCTATGTATGTGAcaatttttctaaccttattATTTGCAAAATGATCAAGAATATATTATTAATCTGCTAGTAGGAGCGCTCCTGCCATGATGCAAGGTGAGAACCCTGCTTTAGGTGGCAAAGCCCCTCAAactaccaggggtggcaaaaagctattCACTAAagatatagaggaagcagatcccccgccccctgttctcctgctgatctggctgactatttcgagactcaaataaaatgtaataatagttGACTGCcatcagcctgtatcctccaaatTCCACAATCCCCTGCCaagtgatatcaataaggaaagtaacatcata includes:
- the limd2 gene encoding LIM domain-containing protein 2 isoform X1 produces the protein MKQPHKEPGLVKRERKEERDISQRESSLKGDANHIVLKLCQKQTSREMFQAKMPNTPAAGHDSGCSPAVSVVQRSKSFSMKPAVRELCSSCQKTVYPMERLVADKHIFHNSCFCCKHCSAKLSLGTYAALHGEFYCKPHFQQLFKSKGNYDEGFGRRPHKDLWTHKETEASGDKAP
- the limd2 gene encoding LIM domain-containing protein 2 — translated: MFQAKMPNTPAAGHDSGCSPAVSVVQRSKSFSMKPAVRELCSSCQKTVYPMERLVADKHIFHNSCFCCKHCSAKLSLGTYAALHGEFYCKPHFQQLFKSKGNYDEGFGRRPHKDLWTHKETEASGDKAP